The following proteins come from a genomic window of Gimesia chilikensis:
- a CDS encoding STM4014 family protein, translating to MSSQFVIIGNPENRRVHLFQQALESQGQPAARVVSYERLLQDVDCLRDIIRPGDIVRIESPGENFAVEKGLLARGVAAAEVEGHPFLSLHQIERLEYDHGLILHPRQWYMGYCSLLIQIGKCLSGIASIRLLNPPADIRELFDKRACHARCREAGCAVPEAFPEIHSFDELLTIMQQRNERRVFLKLAHASSASGVVALHQNSRRIEAITSTELVNQDGQTRLYNSLKVRRYTDLNVIRTLIDELCREGVHVERWMPKAALSHGRTFDLRVVVITGQARHTVVRESRSPLTNLHLGNRRGDGERLQELLGPERWRALMEVCEQAAGVYPESFQVGVDLLLTPGFRQALILELNAFGDLLPGILWEGEETYQSEINSLVTDYAGRKG from the coding sequence ATGTCTTCTCAGTTCGTCATTATTGGTAACCCGGAGAATCGAAGGGTCCACCTGTTTCAACAGGCCCTGGAATCACAGGGGCAACCCGCGGCCCGTGTCGTTTCGTATGAACGACTGCTGCAAGACGTAGATTGTCTCCGGGATATCATTCGACCGGGCGACATTGTGCGGATCGAGTCTCCCGGAGAAAACTTCGCCGTCGAAAAAGGACTGCTGGCCCGAGGTGTGGCTGCCGCCGAAGTGGAAGGACACCCCTTTTTGTCTTTGCATCAGATCGAGAGGCTGGAGTACGACCACGGTTTGATTCTGCATCCGCGACAGTGGTACATGGGCTATTGCAGCCTGCTGATTCAAATCGGTAAGTGTCTGTCGGGGATAGCATCCATCAGACTGTTGAATCCGCCGGCTGATATTCGGGAGCTGTTTGATAAACGGGCCTGTCATGCCCGGTGCAGGGAGGCGGGGTGCGCGGTTCCCGAGGCGTTTCCGGAAATTCATTCGTTCGATGAACTGCTAACCATCATGCAACAGCGGAATGAGCGTCGTGTTTTTCTCAAGCTGGCGCATGCTTCTTCCGCATCGGGTGTGGTGGCGTTGCATCAAAATTCCCGCCGGATCGAAGCGATCACCTCTACGGAGCTGGTGAATCAGGACGGGCAGACGCGACTCTATAATTCCCTGAAGGTCAGACGGTACACCGATCTGAACGTAATTCGCACACTGATCGATGAACTGTGCCGGGAAGGAGTGCATGTGGAGCGGTGGATGCCCAAAGCGGCGCTCAGTCATGGCAGGACGTTTGATCTCCGTGTGGTGGTGATCACTGGTCAGGCTCGGCACACTGTGGTGCGGGAGAGTCGGAGCCCGCTGACGAATCTGCACCTGGGGAACCGGCGAGGCGATGGTGAGCGGCTGCAGGAGCTTCTCGGTCCCGAGCGGTGGCGTGCGTTGATGGAAGTCTGTGAGCAGGCAGCGGGTGTTTATCCGGAGAGTTTCCAGGTGGGCGTTGATCTGCTGCTGACCCCCGGATTTCGCCAGGCACTGATTTTGGAGCTGAATGCGTTCGGGGATCTGCTGCCCGGGATCCTGTGGGAAGGGGAGGAGACGTATCAGAGTGAGATCAATTCTCTGGTGACGGACTATGCGGGTCGTAAGGGTTAA
- a CDS encoding alkaline phosphatase produces the protein MKRAAVSSLFALTLLAICLPVSAKKPEADHIRKLQTEAIRNKKSPVAHWGIEPEKYIQWSNHSLRLIPVYTFGTKDAGQGIDLNSYTGVNSPYRDSKKLESIYGYSPTNTVNPKADYLDQTNLYNIQEAALKAGKKNIILFVFDGMDWQTTKAAALYYSKADKYKSGRGTGLYFQDYPAAGTSQFGYMVTAPHNAATNVDVDKQTVLNPGGTIRGGYNAEKGGPNPWTPGNDIKYLISSPSNNYGEHAYPDSANTATSMTAGIKSYNNAINVDPTGAPVMTIAHQAQLDGYSVGVVTSVPITHATPAAAYAHNVSRNDYQDLARDLVGQTSISHPEESLPGLDVVLGGGYGTKAKPSGSKSDGKNFIPGWKYIAEETIKQADVKNGGKYTVALRTDGVEGKSGLQKATQSAIKNKTRLLGVYGVGAHAAHLPFQTADGDYQPAPGKTSAEKYSAADIKENPTLADMTESALDVLSQNKKGFWLMVEAGDVDWANHDNNLDNSIGAVKSGEAAFKVITDWVEKNSNWKDTIVILTADHGHYLHIDQPEALIPPSEKKQK, from the coding sequence ATGAAACGCGCTGCTGTATCCAGCCTGTTCGCGCTGACTTTACTTGCAATCTGCTTACCCGTCTCCGCCAAAAAACCGGAGGCAGATCATATACGCAAGCTCCAGACCGAAGCCATTCGTAACAAGAAAAGCCCCGTCGCACACTGGGGAATCGAACCCGAAAAATATATCCAATGGTCCAACCATTCGCTGCGGCTGATTCCCGTCTACACCTTTGGTACCAAAGACGCCGGCCAGGGCATTGATCTCAATTCTTACACCGGTGTGAACAGCCCCTATCGCGATTCGAAAAAGCTGGAATCCATTTATGGTTACTCGCCTACCAACACTGTAAATCCCAAGGCAGACTACCTGGACCAGACCAATCTCTACAACATCCAGGAAGCAGCCCTGAAAGCAGGTAAAAAGAACATCATTCTCTTCGTCTTTGACGGCATGGACTGGCAGACCACCAAGGCCGCTGCCCTGTATTACTCCAAGGCTGATAAATACAAAAGTGGACGCGGCACCGGTCTTTACTTCCAGGACTACCCTGCTGCAGGCACCTCGCAGTTCGGCTACATGGTGACTGCTCCTCATAATGCCGCCACCAATGTGGATGTTGATAAGCAGACCGTACTCAATCCGGGCGGTACAATTCGAGGTGGCTATAATGCCGAAAAGGGAGGCCCTAACCCCTGGACTCCTGGCAACGATATCAAATATCTGATCAGCAGTCCCAGCAACAATTACGGAGAGCACGCCTATCCGGACTCGGCAAACACCGCCACTTCGATGACCGCGGGAATCAAGTCCTACAACAATGCCATCAACGTGGATCCCACCGGAGCCCCGGTGATGACCATCGCTCACCAGGCACAGTTGGACGGCTATTCCGTCGGCGTCGTCACCAGTGTCCCGATTACGCACGCCACTCCCGCTGCCGCCTACGCACACAACGTCAGCCGCAACGATTACCAGGACCTGGCCCGCGACCTCGTAGGACAGACATCCATCTCACATCCTGAAGAATCGCTGCCCGGGCTCGATGTCGTTCTTGGCGGCGGATATGGTACCAAAGCCAAACCCTCAGGCAGCAAGTCAGACGGCAAAAACTTTATTCCCGGCTGGAAGTACATCGCTGAAGAAACCATCAAACAGGCCGATGTCAAAAACGGTGGAAAATATACCGTCGCCCTCAGAACAGATGGCGTGGAAGGAAAATCCGGTCTCCAGAAAGCGACTCAGTCCGCCATCAAGAACAAGACCCGCCTGCTGGGTGTTTACGGCGTCGGGGCTCATGCAGCTCACCTCCCCTTCCAGACGGCAGATGGCGATTACCAGCCCGCGCCCGGCAAGACAAGCGCCGAAAAATACTCAGCTGCCGACATCAAAGAAAACCCCACCCTGGCCGATATGACCGAGTCAGCCCTCGATGTGCTCAGCCAGAACAAAAAAGGATTCTGGCTGATGGTCGAAGCCGGCGATGTCGACTGGGCCAACCACGACAATAATCTCGACAACTCCATCGGTGCTGTCAAAAGCGGGGAAGCCGCCTTCAAAGTCATCACCGACTGGGTCGAAAAGAACAGCAACTGGAAGGACACCATCGTGATCCTCACCGCCGATCATGGGCACTACCTGCATATCGATCAGCCCGAGGCCCTGATTCCTCCCAGTGAAAAAAAACAGAAGTAA
- a CDS encoding STM4012 family radical SAM protein: protein MSHLQTLLAETPYLAYSYAYPHKSAYRPFARPLPLRQIWEPEDRTDLSLYLHLPFCEYRCGFCNLFTLSNPEDDLAAQYLQQLRIEARQVRDQLPDFHFSQLAIGGGTPTYLEPDELAQLFDILQRELNTSPAQFPCSLEASPATLTAEKVALIHDQGIDRLSLGIQSFDEQEALSIGRPQKRREIVEALELVRNVGIPTLNLDLIYGADGQTVDSFRDSLQQALAFQPEELYLYPLYVRPLTGLGRKPQQWDDHRLTLYRAGRDFLFERGYTQHSLRMFRRTDAIQPHDTQYCCQTDGMIGLGCGARSYTSRIHYSSEYAVGRSGVAAIIAHYLEQEPESFASAHYGVELDREEQQRRFLIMSLLQTTGLSRDFYSRTFGGDVLNHFPDLRELEEYGLARITADTIILTPAGLERSDTIGPWLYSEQVLQRMETFQCH, encoded by the coding sequence ATGAGCCATCTGCAAACACTGCTCGCGGAAACGCCCTACCTCGCCTACAGCTACGCCTATCCGCACAAGTCCGCTTATCGCCCGTTCGCGCGACCGCTGCCCCTCCGGCAGATCTGGGAACCGGAAGACCGCACAGATTTATCACTGTATCTACATCTTCCTTTCTGCGAATACCGCTGCGGTTTCTGCAACCTGTTTACCCTCTCGAATCCCGAGGACGATCTCGCAGCTCAATATCTGCAGCAACTCCGCATCGAGGCCCGGCAGGTTCGCGATCAACTGCCCGACTTCCATTTTTCTCAGCTCGCGATCGGGGGCGGCACTCCCACTTACCTTGAACCAGATGAACTCGCACAGCTGTTTGACATTCTCCAGAGAGAACTGAATACCAGCCCGGCACAGTTCCCCTGCAGCCTCGAAGCTTCCCCCGCGACATTAACAGCAGAGAAAGTAGCATTGATCCACGATCAGGGAATCGACCGCCTCTCTCTCGGCATCCAGTCGTTTGACGAACAGGAGGCCCTCAGCATCGGTCGTCCGCAGAAACGACGTGAAATTGTTGAGGCGCTGGAACTGGTTCGCAATGTCGGCATTCCCACACTGAACCTCGACCTGATCTACGGTGCCGACGGACAGACGGTCGACAGTTTTCGAGACTCGCTTCAGCAGGCACTCGCCTTCCAGCCGGAAGAACTCTATCTCTATCCCCTGTATGTCCGCCCGCTCACCGGCCTGGGACGCAAACCACAACAGTGGGACGACCATCGCCTGACACTCTATCGCGCCGGTCGGGACTTCCTGTTCGAACGGGGCTACACGCAACACTCTCTCCGCATGTTCCGTCGGACAGACGCGATCCAGCCTCACGACACGCAGTACTGCTGTCAGACCGATGGCATGATCGGCCTGGGCTGCGGCGCCCGCTCCTATACCAGCCGCATTCACTACTCCAGCGAATACGCGGTCGGCCGCAGTGGTGTGGCGGCCATCATCGCACATTATCTCGAACAGGAACCGGAGTCCTTCGCCTCGGCCCACTATGGAGTGGAACTGGATCGGGAGGAACAGCAGCGCCGGTTTCTGATCATGTCGCTTCTGCAGACGACTGGCCTCTCCCGCGACTTCTACTCCCGGACCTTCGGCGGAGATGTCCTCAACCATTTCCCCGATCTGCGGGAACTGGAAGAATATGGGCTCGCACGAATCACCGCGGATACGATCATTCTCACCCCCGCCGGTCTCGAACGATCAGACACCATCGGCCCCTGGCTCTACTCGGAACAGGTCCTGCAGCGTATGGAGACGTTTCAATGTCACTGA
- a CDS encoding peptidoglycan D,D-transpeptidase FtsI family protein, which produces MRNRLGNDHMTLENEAAGQSFQVDRLPGVRVFLLGLILVVPLLAVSGRLLFIQMMNAEHFYSQFGKTTESFESIPSRDGRIVSIDGRVLALDVERFDLQAHYRWLEEPPNPRWLKQQALTLLEPVERRNREKVEAAQEKVLARRQQLWDELAQVMKTSSEELQTSCRDVQQRVETIIESVNERAAQKEGASSSDDSDVETQASAEQDQLQKFWTLFKDALTRPPRRPRRERIVVREELDYHTLASGIPREIALAISAHPERFPGIHIQVATLREYPQKTLAPHEIGIRHRIDEKTLKSRQQRFPEGDPLDYKEGDRIGKMGVERTYDRYLRGLRGLKKVVRNRQGEIIRTEIIREPKSGDDVVLTLNTGLQDQVQDLLDESLQELREGTEEQPAEQTDPASGGCIVVLDVRTGAIVATASAPRYDLNLLLHPTPEEWQAVLNDPRRPLFPRATQMMLPPGSTFKALTSIALMESGKVDPDEPFICRGYLDRPDRHRDYIYRHYGVGHNELTLTRALRESCNVYFFQAARTMGPETIHHWADQLGFGKPTGIDIPGERGGHLPDPSPPKSEKKSPWYPGDTLGMAIGQSRLTVTPLQIARLMAVVANDGEMVVPHLAHSVVPSAESSTTTRQMISYPRRYVSGIHPGTLERVREGLIEVVAHPRGTGYKTVRLKEVTIAGKTGTAENGGGKNDHAWFAGFVPAQRPKYAFAVVIEHGGSGSRVAGPVAQKLVRAMLDTSVLQPTQPKLQAN; this is translated from the coding sequence ATGCGAAACCGTCTCGGCAATGATCATATGACGCTGGAAAACGAGGCCGCGGGCCAGTCGTTTCAGGTGGATCGTCTGCCCGGCGTCCGCGTATTTCTGCTGGGGTTGATTCTGGTGGTCCCCCTGCTGGCGGTGAGTGGGCGATTACTCTTCATTCAGATGATGAATGCGGAACACTTTTATTCGCAGTTCGGAAAAACGACCGAATCATTCGAAAGCATACCGAGTCGTGACGGGCGGATCGTTTCCATTGATGGTCGCGTGCTGGCACTGGATGTCGAACGCTTTGATCTGCAGGCGCATTACCGCTGGCTGGAAGAACCGCCGAATCCGAGGTGGCTCAAACAACAGGCGTTGACGCTGCTCGAACCTGTGGAACGCCGCAACCGAGAGAAGGTTGAGGCGGCGCAGGAGAAAGTGCTGGCGCGACGACAGCAGTTATGGGACGAACTGGCACAGGTGATGAAGACCAGTTCGGAAGAACTGCAGACCTCATGCAGGGACGTACAACAACGCGTTGAGACTATTATTGAAAGTGTGAATGAGCGTGCGGCTCAAAAGGAAGGGGCGAGTTCGTCCGACGATTCTGATGTGGAAACGCAGGCCTCAGCAGAGCAGGATCAGCTGCAAAAATTCTGGACGTTGTTTAAAGATGCCTTAACGCGGCCCCCGCGTCGACCACGGCGTGAGCGGATTGTGGTGCGGGAAGAGCTGGATTATCACACCCTGGCTTCCGGGATTCCTCGCGAGATCGCGCTGGCCATCTCGGCACATCCGGAGCGGTTTCCGGGCATTCATATCCAGGTGGCGACATTGCGAGAATATCCACAGAAAACGCTGGCACCCCACGAGATTGGGATTCGGCATCGAATCGATGAGAAGACTTTGAAGTCTCGGCAGCAGCGGTTCCCTGAGGGAGATCCACTGGATTACAAGGAAGGCGACCGGATCGGCAAGATGGGGGTCGAGCGAACCTACGACAGATACCTGCGCGGCCTGCGAGGCTTGAAAAAAGTGGTTCGGAACCGTCAGGGGGAGATTATCCGTACCGAAATTATCCGCGAGCCGAAATCAGGCGATGACGTGGTGCTGACTTTGAACACGGGGCTGCAGGACCAGGTGCAGGACTTGCTGGATGAATCACTGCAGGAACTGCGCGAGGGAACCGAGGAACAACCTGCGGAACAGACCGACCCTGCATCCGGTGGTTGTATTGTCGTACTTGATGTTCGCACCGGGGCGATCGTGGCGACGGCTTCCGCGCCGCGGTACGATTTGAATCTGCTACTGCATCCGACCCCGGAAGAGTGGCAGGCCGTATTGAATGATCCGCGACGACCATTGTTTCCCCGGGCGACACAGATGATGTTGCCCCCCGGTTCGACATTCAAGGCGCTGACTTCGATTGCCCTCATGGAAAGTGGTAAGGTAGACCCCGATGAACCTTTTATCTGTCGCGGGTATCTGGATCGTCCCGATCGGCACCGTGACTATATCTACCGACATTATGGCGTGGGTCATAATGAACTGACTTTGACGCGGGCGTTGCGGGAATCGTGTAACGTCTATTTCTTCCAGGCGGCCCGGACGATGGGACCGGAGACGATTCATCATTGGGCCGATCAACTCGGATTCGGTAAGCCGACGGGGATCGATATCCCGGGAGAGCGGGGCGGTCATCTGCCTGATCCCTCACCGCCTAAGTCTGAGAAGAAATCGCCCTGGTATCCCGGAGATACGCTGGGCATGGCCATCGGTCAGTCGCGGCTGACGGTGACGCCCCTGCAGATTGCGCGGCTGATGGCGGTGGTGGCCAATGACGGGGAAATGGTCGTGCCTCATTTAGCACATAGCGTGGTGCCTTCCGCGGAATCATCCACGACAACGCGACAGATGATTTCGTATCCGCGACGTTACGTGAGTGGTATTCATCCCGGCACGCTGGAACGGGTGCGGGAAGGTCTGATTGAGGTGGTCGCGCATCCACGGGGGACCGGTTATAAAACGGTGCGTCTCAAGGAAGTTACGATTGCTGGTAAAACGGGGACCGCGGAAAACGGAGGCGGCAAAAACGACCATGCGTGGTTTGCGGGGTTTGTACCCGCACAGCGACCGAAGTACGCATTTGCCGTGGTGATCGAGCATGGCGGTTCGGGGAGTCGTGTGGCGGGGCCGGTGGCGCAGAAGCTGGTGCGAGCGATGCTCGATACCAGCGTGCTGCAGCCAACACAACCGAAGTTGCAGGCGAACTGA
- a CDS encoding STM4015 family protein — translation MTIDSHVDEFGGLPVREFDPETGIQDASGVAYRLTLGYEREQQGMKFSDLLEKYLSHPQIGNVTALVIGCWDGAYEGSGAETVVDQLLDSSDLLTGLRHLFFGDITFEESEISWIGQADLSPLLRSFPQLEELRIRGANDLSLGRVNHEHLKTLIIEAGGLGADVVQEVTAAVLPELEHLELWLGTDEYGGDASIADVEPLLTGALFPKLKYLGLRNSIFSDEIAKAIAAAPILNQVEVVDLSLGTLSDEGAQALLDCNRLNQLKKLDLHFHYLSDEMCKKLSELEIEVDVDDQQEPDEYDGEMERYCAVSE, via the coding sequence ATGACCATCGATTCTCATGTGGATGAATTCGGGGGCTTGCCTGTCAGGGAATTCGATCCGGAAACGGGTATTCAGGATGCATCGGGCGTGGCCTATCGACTCACGCTGGGATACGAGCGGGAACAGCAGGGGATGAAATTTTCCGATCTGCTGGAGAAGTATCTGAGTCATCCTCAGATCGGCAATGTCACTGCACTGGTGATCGGCTGCTGGGATGGTGCCTACGAAGGATCCGGGGCAGAGACCGTCGTCGATCAGCTGCTGGATTCCAGTGATCTGCTGACCGGATTGCGGCATCTGTTTTTTGGTGACATCACATTTGAAGAAAGCGAAATCTCCTGGATCGGCCAGGCCGATCTGTCACCGCTGCTCAGATCGTTTCCCCAGCTGGAGGAGTTACGCATTCGGGGAGCGAACGACCTCAGCCTGGGCCGGGTGAATCACGAGCATTTGAAAACACTGATTATCGAAGCGGGGGGACTGGGAGCGGATGTCGTTCAGGAAGTGACTGCAGCCGTTCTCCCGGAACTGGAACATCTGGAGCTGTGGCTGGGGACGGACGAGTATGGTGGAGATGCCAGCATTGCCGACGTGGAGCCGTTGTTGACCGGCGCCCTGTTTCCCAAATTGAAGTATCTGGGACTGCGGAACAGCATTTTCTCGGATGAGATTGCCAAGGCGATCGCAGCGGCACCGATTCTAAACCAGGTGGAGGTGGTCGATCTGTCACTGGGGACCCTGAGCGATGAGGGAGCCCAGGCCCTGCTGGACTGCAATCGGTTGAATCAGTTGAAAAAGCTGGATCTGCATTTTCATTATCTGAGCGATGAGATGTGCAAAAAGCTGAGTGAGTTGGAGATTGAAGTCGATGTTGACGATCAGCAGGAGCCGGATGAGTACGATGGCGAAATGGAACGTTACTGTGCGGTCTCTGAATAA
- a CDS encoding STM4013/SEN3800 family hydrolase: MIDARACLGTHDILLLTLDSLRFDVATRALQQGLTPNLARLLPETGWERRHSPGNFTYAAHQAFFAGFLPNPVTPGKHPRLFALEFPGSETIAPETCVFSSDNIVTGLAAQGYHTLCIGGVGFFNKQSPLGNALPGLFQESHWYPSFGVTDRHSTRHQVDFTLERLQQLPAEQRLFLFLNVSATHQPSCIFKEGALADSVDTQIAALAYADAQLSPLITALQQRAPLLCIICSDHGTTFGEDGYQGHRLAHPLVWDVPYLECLLTQTGGPA; the protein is encoded by the coding sequence ATGATTGATGCACGCGCCTGCCTGGGCACACACGACATCCTGTTGCTGACCCTCGATTCGCTCCGCTTCGATGTCGCAACCCGTGCGCTGCAGCAGGGACTGACCCCCAACCTGGCCCGTCTGCTCCCCGAGACCGGCTGGGAACGCAGACATTCACCTGGTAACTTCACCTATGCCGCTCACCAGGCCTTTTTCGCCGGGTTCCTCCCGAATCCCGTGACACCGGGCAAACATCCACGACTGTTCGCCCTCGAATTTCCCGGCAGTGAAACCATCGCCCCAGAGACCTGTGTCTTTTCTTCAGACAACATCGTTACCGGACTCGCAGCACAGGGTTACCACACGCTCTGTATCGGCGGCGTCGGCTTCTTCAATAAACAGAGTCCGCTGGGCAATGCCCTGCCCGGACTGTTCCAGGAAAGCCACTGGTATCCGTCCTTCGGGGTGACCGACCGGCACTCCACCCGGCACCAGGTCGATTTCACTCTCGAACGACTCCAGCAGCTTCCGGCTGAACAACGTCTCTTTCTGTTTCTCAACGTTTCAGCCACGCATCAGCCCAGTTGTATTTTTAAAGAAGGTGCACTTGCGGATTCCGTTGACACCCAGATCGCAGCCCTCGCCTATGCCGACGCTCAACTCAGCCCCCTGATCACAGCCCTGCAACAGCGGGCCCCACTACTCTGTATCATCTGTTCCGACCATGGCACCACCTTCGGCGAAGACGGCTACCAGGGACACCGACTCGCACATCCACTGGTCTGGGATGTCCCCTATCTCGAATGCCTGCTCACCCAGACCGGAGGTCCGGCATGA
- a CDS encoding HAD family hydrolase, which produces MLPNADIKAILFDLDNTLLDRSTAVRRYFTQLLQDASPPLPEDEFELTLLTILARDRLGYEDRAAFFDWAATTCFPDWTPAELWSDFREKLPRMIEPDPLCLELLQRLQPHYALAVITNGSAELQRAKIEAAGIDQLIDHIWISEETGAAKPDRAIFAQALSTLGVTPQQALFVGDHPHQDIYGARQIGMHTCWIQLDRTFPGEFPEPHCQISSLDSLQCLVP; this is translated from the coding sequence ATGCTCCCCAATGCAGATATCAAAGCCATCCTGTTTGACCTCGATAATACGCTCCTCGATCGCAGTACAGCGGTGCGTCGCTATTTCACACAGCTCCTGCAGGATGCGTCCCCGCCCCTGCCCGAAGATGAATTCGAACTCACGCTGTTAACCATCCTGGCCCGCGACCGACTGGGCTATGAAGACCGCGCCGCATTCTTTGACTGGGCCGCCACGACCTGTTTTCCTGACTGGACTCCAGCTGAACTCTGGTCAGATTTCCGGGAGAAACTGCCCCGGATGATCGAACCCGATCCGCTCTGCCTGGAACTCCTGCAACGACTGCAACCGCACTACGCGCTGGCCGTCATCACCAACGGTTCCGCAGAACTCCAGCGCGCGAAAATCGAAGCCGCCGGCATCGATCAACTGATTGATCACATCTGGATCTCTGAAGAAACGGGCGCAGCCAAACCGGATCGAGCCATCTTTGCACAGGCGTTGTCGACACTGGGAGTCACTCCCCAGCAGGCCCTGTTCGTCGGCGATCATCCACATCAGGACATCTACGGCGCCCGGCAGATCGGTATGCACACCTGCTGGATACAACTGGACCGCACATTCCCCGGGGAATTCCCCGAGCCGCACTGCCAGATTTCTTCACTCGATTCGCTACAATGCCTGGTACCATGA
- a CDS encoding STM4011 family radical SAM protein: MSLKLSILYRGPLSSCNYDCHYCPFAKRHETAAELKTDRLALERLVDWVKGRHEDSLSLFFTPWGEALTRRWYQSAICELTHLPQIEKVAAQTNLSYDLQWIENANVSRLALWCTFHPSQTTRSRFLSQSRRLTELGVAHSVGAVGLPDDLPEIERLRAELPDNIYLWVNAAKSSGVDYCGELLDRFTAIDPLFQLNTQYHASLGRSCRCGSSVISVDGAGDIYRCHFIKQPLGNIYEPGFADTLVDRPCSNQTCGCHIGYVHMDELQLYPVFGSGVLERIPAEFELRPAK; the protein is encoded by the coding sequence ATGTCACTGAAACTCAGCATCCTCTATCGCGGCCCTCTCTCCAGTTGTAACTATGACTGTCATTACTGCCCTTTCGCCAAGCGCCACGAAACCGCCGCGGAACTGAAAACCGACCGACTCGCCCTCGAACGCCTGGTGGACTGGGTCAAAGGCCGCCACGAAGATTCGCTCTCCCTGTTCTTCACCCCCTGGGGAGAAGCGCTCACCCGTCGCTGGTATCAATCAGCCATCTGTGAACTGACCCACCTCCCCCAGATTGAGAAAGTCGCCGCCCAGACCAATCTCTCATACGATCTACAATGGATTGAAAATGCCAACGTCTCACGGCTCGCACTCTGGTGTACCTTTCACCCCTCGCAGACAACGCGGTCCCGCTTTCTCTCACAGTCACGCAGACTGACCGAGCTCGGTGTCGCACACAGCGTCGGTGCAGTCGGGCTCCCCGATGATCTGCCCGAGATCGAACGGCTACGAGCAGAACTTCCCGACAATATCTATCTCTGGGTCAACGCTGCCAAAAGTTCCGGCGTGGATTATTGCGGCGAGCTACTGGACCGCTTCACGGCCATCGACCCGCTGTTTCAGCTCAACACCCAATATCATGCGAGCCTCGGACGCAGCTGCCGATGCGGCTCCAGTGTGATTTCGGTCGACGGGGCCGGCGACATCTATCGCTGCCACTTCATCAAACAGCCACTGGGAAACATTTATGAACCCGGCTTTGCAGACACACTCGTTGATCGCCCCTGTTCAAACCAGACCTGTGGCTGTCACATCGGCTATGTACACATGGACGAACTGCAACTTTACCCGGTCTTTGGGAGCGGTGTTCTGGAACGCATCCCCGCGGAATTTGAGCTGCGTCCGGCAAAATAA